A window of Polaribacter litorisediminis contains these coding sequences:
- a CDS encoding helix-turn-helix transcriptional regulator produces the protein MSTHVISRRIQDIIQFIYDTYYPSKNKIISFLETRDFKVSSRTFDRDLERIRSDFGLVISYNKAKEGYFINEQKSMKVTSFFKFLEIVTIADIFSESLANSNTTLEYVSFDDSKSFRGIDSLKTILIAINQNRKICFEHENYLKKTVKKHCISPILLKEYENRWYVIGVTDLLKTTRTFGLDRVKNIKIKELSKVKKEDYSKDLKAFDNIIGLDHENNSNPVKVQLLINELHLNYLRSLPLHHSQVIHSKNEKEQFLVDFYLVPNFEFKSQVLKMGSDALVIHPKSLKNEIRELLSISLARYQE, from the coding sequence ATGAGTACACACGTAATTTCTAGAAGAATTCAAGATATTATCCAATTTATATATGATACATATTATCCCTCAAAAAATAAAATTATAAGTTTTTTAGAAACACGAGACTTTAAAGTATCTTCAAGAACTTTTGACAGAGACTTAGAAAGAATAAGAAGTGATTTTGGCTTAGTGATTTCATACAACAAAGCAAAAGAAGGTTACTTTATAAACGAACAAAAAAGTATGAAAGTAACCTCTTTTTTTAAATTTTTAGAAATCGTTACCATCGCTGATATTTTTAGTGAAAGTTTAGCTAATAGTAATACAACGCTAGAATATGTATCTTTTGATGATTCAAAATCGTTTCGCGGAATTGATAGCTTAAAAACAATACTTATTGCTATTAATCAAAATCGAAAAATATGTTTTGAGCATGAAAATTACCTAAAAAAAACGGTTAAAAAACATTGCATTAGTCCAATATTACTAAAAGAATATGAAAATCGTTGGTACGTAATAGGAGTAACAGATCTATTGAAAACGACACGTACTTTCGGACTTGATAGGGTCAAAAATATTAAAATAAAGGAGTTATCAAAGGTGAAAAAAGAAGACTATTCGAAAGATTTAAAAGCTTTTGATAATATTATAGGTTTAGATCATGAAAACAATTCCAATCCAGTAAAAGTACAATTATTAATCAATGAGCTACACCTCAACTACCTAAGAAGTTTGCCTTTACACCATTCTCAGGTAATACATTCTAAAAATGAAAAAGAACAATTTTTAGTAGATTTTTACCTTGTGCCCAATTTCGAATTCAAATCTCAAGTGCTAAAAATGGGAAGTGATGCGCTTGTCATCCATCCCAAAAGTTTGAAGAACGAAATCAGAGAGTTGCTGAGCATTTCATTAGCTAGGTATCAAGAATAG
- a CDS encoding tyrosine-type recombinase/integrase, whose translation MKLNYSEPKIYTGGVDISQWSSFSSEQKKTVLSKDWFVYFSFRNPETGRLKKEPFIKAGVNKLKTKRERYAFLKTMQQALLQLLQYGFNPYEDNSALEASIFSENPEVSNKVAKKPKQVKIKNEQQTIPENKQVTNQKTEAPSLTIAETIAFGLSLKVNMMNKNSFVQYKSRIGAFEKWLKSKELYNNPITFITKKMVIEYLNSVLQRTSARNRNNARTDIASLFQLLEDNEIIEDNFVKKIAVLKSVPKRNKTYTPKIEKEIYEHMREVDPHLWLFVKFFANNFLRPIEVCRLRIGDIDIQDKKLYVKAKNKPVKIKIIPEILLEELPDLSNFKPTSNLFGRFNIGEEWAADVINKRNEFSKRFKVIKDHFELGVEYGLYSFRHTSITKLYRKFREKMSQHEAKSNLMPITGHSTMVALEKYLRDIDAELPEDYSNFLR comes from the coding sequence ATGAAATTGAATTATTCTGAACCAAAAATCTACACTGGAGGAGTGGATATTTCACAATGGTCGAGCTTTTCTTCTGAACAAAAAAAGACAGTGCTTTCCAAAGATTGGTTTGTTTATTTTTCTTTTCGAAATCCTGAGACAGGCAGATTAAAAAAAGAACCTTTTATCAAAGCAGGTGTAAATAAATTAAAAACAAAACGAGAACGGTACGCCTTTCTAAAAACGATGCAACAGGCTTTATTGCAATTATTGCAATATGGATTCAATCCGTATGAGGATAATAGTGCCTTAGAAGCCTCGATTTTTTCGGAGAATCCAGAGGTGAGCAATAAAGTTGCCAAAAAACCAAAACAAGTCAAGATTAAAAATGAGCAGCAGACTATTCCAGAAAACAAACAAGTAACAAACCAAAAAACGGAAGCACCTTCCTTAACGATCGCAGAAACCATTGCATTTGGCTTATCGCTGAAAGTTAACATGATGAATAAAAATTCTTTTGTTCAATATAAGAGTAGGATAGGAGCATTTGAAAAATGGTTAAAATCAAAAGAACTTTATAACAATCCCATCACCTTTATTACAAAGAAAATGGTCATTGAATACTTAAATTCAGTTTTACAAAGAACTAGTGCTAGAAATCGTAATAATGCGAGAACAGATATTGCCTCGCTATTTCAATTATTAGAGGACAATGAAATTATAGAGGACAATTTTGTCAAAAAAATAGCTGTCTTAAAATCAGTTCCTAAGAGAAACAAAACATATACCCCAAAAATAGAAAAAGAGATTTATGAGCATATGCGAGAAGTAGATCCTCATTTATGGTTGTTTGTAAAGTTTTTTGCTAACAATTTCTTAAGACCCATTGAAGTATGTAGATTAAGAATTGGTGATATTGATATTCAGGATAAGAAATTGTATGTAAAGGCAAAAAATAAGCCTGTGAAGATTAAAATTATTCCCGAAATTTTATTGGAGGAGCTACCTGATTTATCGAACTTTAAACCAACTTCAAATTTGTTTGGAAGATTTAACATCGGGGAAGAGTGGGCTGCAGATGTTATCAACAAGCGAAATGAGTTTTCTAAACGTTTTAAGGTGATTAAAGATCACTTTGAATTAGGGGTAGAGTATGGACTGTATAGTTTTCGACACACCTCTATTACCAAACTTTACAGAAAGTTTCGAGAGAAAATGTCTCAGCATGAAGCTAAAAGTAATTTAATGCCCATTACAGGTCATTCTACGATGGTGGCATTAGAAAAATACTTAAGAGATATTGATGCTGAGTTGCCAGAAGATTACTCAAACTTTTTGAGGTAA
- the era gene encoding GTPase Era, protein MVHKSGFVNIIGNPNVGKSTLMNALVGEKLSIITAKAQTTRHRILGIVNEENYQIVFSDTPGILKPAYELQSSMMDFVKSALEDADILIYMVEIGEKELKNEAFFNKIINSKIPVMLLLNKIDKSSQEEVEEKVEYWKEKVPNADVFVISALEGFNVAAALEKIKQLLPEGPPYYPKDQLTDKPERFFVNEKIREKILIHYKKEIPYAVEVETEEFIEEENIVRIRSIIMVERETQKGIIIGHKGSALKRVGAEARKDLEKFFEKKVFIELYVKVNKNWRSDKNQLKRFGYNQG, encoded by the coding sequence ATGGTACACAAATCAGGTTTTGTAAATATTATTGGAAATCCAAATGTTGGTAAGTCTACGTTAATGAATGCTTTAGTAGGTGAAAAACTATCTATTATTACCGCCAAAGCACAAACTACAAGGCATCGAATTTTAGGAATTGTAAATGAAGAAAACTATCAAATTGTTTTTTCTGACACCCCAGGAATCTTAAAACCAGCGTACGAATTGCAATCTTCTATGATGGATTTTGTAAAATCTGCACTAGAAGACGCCGATATTCTTATTTATATGGTAGAAATTGGCGAGAAAGAACTGAAAAATGAAGCTTTTTTTAACAAAATAATCAATAGTAAGATTCCGGTAATGTTATTGTTGAATAAAATTGACAAATCCTCTCAAGAGGAAGTTGAAGAAAAGGTTGAATATTGGAAAGAAAAAGTACCAAACGCCGATGTATTTGTTATTTCTGCCTTAGAAGGATTTAACGTTGCTGCCGCTTTAGAAAAAATAAAACAGTTATTACCAGAGGGGCCTCCCTACTACCCAAAAGACCAACTAACAGATAAACCAGAACGCTTTTTTGTGAATGAAAAAATTAGAGAAAAAATACTAATTCATTACAAAAAAGAAATTCCGTATGCAGTAGAAGTTGAAACAGAAGAATTTATTGAAGAAGAAAACATTGTAAGAATCCGATCTATCATCATGGTAGAACGTGAAACTCAAAAAGGCATTATTATAGGTCATAAAGGAAGTGCACTAAAAAGAGTTGGTGCAGAAGCAAGAAAAGATTTAGAGAAATTCTTTGAGAAAAAAGTCTTTATCGAATTATATGTTAAGGTGAATAAAAACTGGCGTAGCGATAAAAACCAATTGAAACGTTTTGGGTATAATCAAGGTTAA
- a CDS encoding GTP-binding protein, whose protein sequence is MNDQLNVIIEKQNSEIFLRPRFSIDLEENNQEIIQRFSKEFTNKKCLFIGNIVDDHIFISVAKKDEHFWSPQLHLEILEETKKTSQLKGLFGPKPQVWTLFMFVHFVIGISFLAFGALLYTRFSLNESIFFPLAMVIALPLLWILLYFLGKIGKDTGKKQMKDLHDFMIKVIGA, encoded by the coding sequence ATGAATGATCAATTAAATGTTATTATAGAGAAACAAAATAGCGAAATTTTTCTTCGCCCTAGGTTTTCAATAGATTTGGAAGAAAATAATCAAGAAATTATACAAAGATTTTCTAAAGAGTTTACAAATAAAAAATGTTTGTTTATCGGCAATATTGTTGATGATCATATTTTTATTTCTGTGGCTAAAAAGGACGAACATTTTTGGTCGCCACAGCTGCATTTAGAGATTTTAGAAGAAACTAAAAAAACATCACAGTTAAAAGGTTTATTTGGGCCCAAACCGCAAGTTTGGACTTTATTTATGTTTGTTCATTTTGTAATCGGAATTTCATTTTTAGCTTTTGGCGCATTGCTATATACGCGATTTTCTTTAAATGAATCTATTTTTTTTCCGCTTGCGATGGTTATTGCTTTGCCATTACTATGGATTTTACTTTATTTTTTAGGGAAAATAGGAAAAGATACTGGTAAAAAACAAATGAAAGACTTGCACGATTTTATGATTAAAGTGATTGGTGCCTAA
- the der gene encoding ribosome biogenesis GTPase Der, whose protein sequence is MNSIVAIVGRPNVGKSTLFNRLVQRREAIVDSVSGVTRDRHYGKSDWNGKEFSVIDTGGYAIGSDDIFEEEIRKQVNLAIEEADLIVFVVNVEDGITPMDAEVAKLLRKVKKPIFTVVNKVDNAMREPDAVEFYNLGLGDYFTIASINGSGTGDLLDALAEKMPANEPIDLEAEELPRFAVVGRPNAGKSSFINALIGQDRNIVTNIAGTTRDSIDTKYNRFGFDFNLVDTAGIRKKSKVKEDLEFYSVMRAVRSIEYSDVIILVVDATRGFEGQDQSIFWLAEKNRKGIVILINKWDLIEKETNTLRDFEAMVRKQIEPFTDVPIVFISALTKQRLFKAMETAVEVFEKRKKKIPTSKLNDIMLEIVKNNPPPATKGKYVKIKYCMQLPTKTPQFAFFCNLPQYVRDSYKRFLENKLREIYDFSGVPITIYFRQK, encoded by the coding sequence ATGAATAGCATTGTTGCCATTGTAGGAAGACCAAATGTAGGGAAGTCAACACTTTTTAATAGACTGGTTCAAAGAAGAGAAGCTATTGTAGATTCTGTAAGCGGAGTTACAAGAGATAGACATTACGGAAAATCTGATTGGAATGGAAAAGAGTTTTCTGTAATCGATACTGGGGGATATGCTATTGGTTCTGACGATATTTTTGAGGAAGAAATTAGAAAGCAAGTAAATTTAGCCATTGAAGAAGCCGATTTAATTGTTTTTGTGGTAAATGTAGAAGATGGCATTACCCCTATGGATGCTGAAGTTGCAAAACTTTTACGTAAAGTAAAAAAACCAATTTTTACGGTAGTGAATAAGGTTGACAATGCGATGAGAGAGCCAGATGCCGTAGAATTTTACAATCTAGGTTTGGGAGATTACTTTACCATCGCATCTATTAACGGAAGTGGCACTGGAGATTTATTGGATGCATTAGCCGAAAAAATGCCAGCCAATGAACCAATAGATTTAGAAGCAGAAGAACTGCCAAGATTCGCTGTTGTGGGTAGACCCAACGCAGGAAAATCTTCTTTTATAAATGCATTAATTGGTCAAGATCGAAACATTGTTACGAATATTGCAGGGACTACAAGAGATTCTATTGATACCAAATACAACCGTTTTGGTTTCGATTTTAATTTAGTGGATACAGCAGGAATCCGTAAAAAATCTAAAGTTAAGGAAGATTTAGAGTTCTATTCTGTAATGCGTGCGGTGCGTTCTATTGAATATTCTGATGTCATTATTTTAGTAGTTGATGCCACTAGAGGGTTTGAAGGACAAGATCAAAGTATTTTTTGGCTAGCAGAAAAAAACCGAAAAGGAATTGTAATCCTTATTAATAAATGGGATTTAATTGAAAAAGAAACCAATACATTACGTGATTTCGAAGCGATGGTTCGAAAACAAATTGAGCCATTTACAGATGTCCCTATTGTATTTATTTCTGCGCTAACAAAGCAACGTTTGTTCAAAGCCATGGAAACGGCTGTTGAGGTTTTTGAAAAGAGAAAAAAGAAAATACCAACTAGCAAGTTAAATGATATCATGTTAGAAATCGTTAAAAACAATCCGCCACCGGCAACGAAAGGGAAATATGTAAAGATTAAATATTGCATGCAATTGCCTACAAAAACGCCTCAATTTGCATTTTTCTGTAACTTACCGCAATATGTTAGAGATTCTTATAAACGTTTTTTAGAGAATAAATTAAGAGAAATTTACGATTTTTCTGGCGTGCCAATTACTATTTATTTCAGACAAAAATAA